The nucleotide window ACTGGAAATTTATTCTGCAAAATGTTGTAGACCAATGGCGCGGCGATGGCAAGCTTATTCTTGCATTTGATGAATTCCAGTGGCTTGTCCAGGCATGCCCGGAACTTCCTTCGGTACTTCAGGAGTTATGGGACCGGTATTGGAAAAAGAAGCGCACGATATTTATTATTATTTGCGGTTCCTATATGGGATTTATGGAGCGAGAGATTCTCGGCAAAAAAAGTCCTTTATATGGTAGGCGTACATTTCAGATATTTCTCAAGCCGTTTCCGTATCATGAGGCCGCCCTTTTCCATCCTTCCTGGTCATTAGAAAATCGCGCACGTATATGGTTTGTTTGCGGCGGGATTCCCTACTATCTGGAATCATTTGATTCTTTAATGTCATTTGAAACAAACATCATTAAAAATTTTCTCGGAGAACATGGCCCCCTCTTTGCCGAGCCGGATTTTTTGCTTCGTGAAGAACTCCGTGAACTGCATGTTTATAATGCGATTCTCACTACTTTGGCGTCGGGAACGCATACATTGCAGAATTTATCGCTGCAGACCGGCATTGTGGAGAGTACAATCGGTTATTATTTACGACAGCTTCAAAACCTTGGGTATATTGCCAAAAAATTCCCGCTGAGTACGATAAAACCCGGAAAAAAGGATGTCAGGTATCATCTTGACGATCCGCTTCTCAACTTCTGGTACCGGTTCGTTTATCCGAATATGGGTGATATTTCTTTTCGCGGCGAAATCAACACGTTTAAAGATATTATAAAGCCACAGCTAAAGAGTTATTTCGGTCTCTGTTTTGAAAGGTTGTGCAGGGAGGCGCTGCCGAATATTTATCGAAAAGAAGGTGTTCAGGCCCCGTTTGAAATAGGAGAATACTGGAATCCGGGAGTTCAGATTGATATCGTGGGCTTAAGAAAAGATCACTGGATTGATATCGGCGAGTGCAAATGGGGCAAGGTAACATCGTTTGAGAAAACTGTGCAAAAGCTTATGCAATCAATAGGCAATTTTCCAAATCTAAAAAATGATACAATTTGTCCGCGGTTATTTATTCGGGATTTTTCCGCTGGAAAACGATTGCAAAAAGATATGAAAGTTCATACTTTGAAAGAATTGTATGAATTCAAATAATTGGCAATTGACAAAATATATAGTTTGCGAACTCCGAAATAGTCAATCAGCAGCATTTGTTGGTTCTTTCGTCTGATTTCACTGTCGCCGGGCGATCGTTTGATTGGGTGGTAACGACAACAATGCTGGCAACAGGATCGCAGTGCTTCCGGCCGGGCCCGGGCGGGATGATGATTGTCCTCATATCCGTTGCAGGATAAAAGATATGTTCCGCCTTTGCGTCTCAGCCGGTACTATTTCGCAACACGGAAAAATCACTTGCGTCCTGTGGTCTCCCGTTCGTTAATAAAGCCTTCAAT belongs to Chitinivibrionales bacterium and includes:
- a CDS encoding AAA family ATPase codes for the protein MENESMDSFIGRTKELQTLQEAYRSSRSEFIPVYGRRRVGKSELITCFMKNKPGIYFQAKKNTARLQVKEFLKNAARLLENPLVEEIQSSDWKFILQNVVDQWRGDGKLILAFDEFQWLVQACPELPSVLQELWDRYWKKKRTIFIIICGSYMGFMEREILGKKSPLYGRRTFQIFLKPFPYHEAALFHPSWSLENRARIWFVCGGIPYYLESFDSLMSFETNIIKNFLGEHGPLFAEPDFLLREELRELHVYNAILTTLASGTHTLQNLSLQTGIVESTIGYYLRQLQNLGYIAKKFPLSTIKPGKKDVRYHLDDPLLNFWYRFVYPNMGDISFRGEINTFKDIIKPQLKSYFGLCFERLCREALPNIYRKEGVQAPFEIGEYWNPGVQIDIVGLRKDHWIDIGECKWGKVTSFEKTVQKLMQSIGNFPNLKNDTICPRLFIRDFSAGKRLQKDMKVHTLKELYEFK